The following are encoded in a window of Lactobacillus intestinalis genomic DNA:
- a CDS encoding SGNH/GDSL hydrolase family protein, which produces MKKIVLFGDSLFNGFTNHQNTTIVTDLFKAALPNTNIDNISKSGATTVEGLDYIHQIDPGADLVVIEYGTNDSSTGWGLSLENYQYNLLSMINQIGKKRVIVVGPSFPDPNNVEINQFYPADHLNAFNQVAKTCAELNNAPFVDLIASFKKQKDISLLYQADGQHLTARGNAFLVNSIVPSIKKKLNLK; this is translated from the coding sequence ATGAAAAAAATAGTTTTATTCGGAGATTCACTTTTTAATGGTTTTACTAACCATCAAAACACTACTATCGTTACCGATTTATTCAAAGCCGCTTTACCAAATACAAATATCGATAATATTTCTAAAAGTGGAGCAACAACTGTTGAGGGACTGGACTACATTCATCAAATTGATCCAGGAGCTGATCTAGTAGTCATCGAATATGGCACCAATGATTCTTCAACTGGTTGGGGACTCAGTTTAGAAAACTACCAATATAATCTGCTCTCTATGATTAATCAAATTGGAAAGAAGCGCGTAATCGTAGTTGGTCCAAGTTTCCCTGATCCTAATAATGTCGAAATCAATCAATTTTATCCAGCAGATCATCTAAATGCCTTTAACCAAGTAGCAAAAACTTGTGCTGAGCTTAATAATGCTCCATTCGTAGATTTAATTGCTAGTTTTAAAAAGCAAAAAGACATCTCCCTACTTTATCAAGCAGATGGTCAACACCTTACTGCAAGAGGAAATGCCTTCTTAGTTAATTCCATTGTACCAAGTATTAAGAAAAAACTTAATCTTAAGTAG
- a CDS encoding amino acid ABC transporter permease has product MNYISEIMPALLAGTWMTLKVFFWTLVLAMPLGVLVSLGEMSNIKPLKWLVEFYVWIMRGTPLLLQLIFVFYGLPIIGIVFPRYEAALFAFVLNYAAYFAEIFRGGLQSISEGQFEAAQVLRLSRFQTMTHIIIPQVIKIVLPSIGNEVINLIKDSSLVYVIGLGDLLRAGNVAMARDVTLVPLVLVGVIYLLLISLCAFVQKKIEKYFSYYR; this is encoded by the coding sequence ATGAATTATATTAGTGAAATTATGCCGGCTCTTTTAGCTGGAACTTGGATGACATTGAAAGTTTTCTTTTGGACGCTGGTTTTAGCGATGCCATTGGGAGTTTTAGTTTCTTTAGGGGAAATGAGCAACATTAAACCTTTAAAGTGGCTGGTAGAATTCTATGTTTGGATTATGCGTGGGACACCACTTTTGTTGCAACTTATTTTTGTTTTTTATGGTTTACCAATTATTGGGATTGTTTTTCCAAGATATGAAGCTGCACTTTTTGCTTTTGTGCTTAACTATGCTGCCTACTTTGCAGAAATTTTTCGCGGTGGATTGCAATCAATTAGTGAAGGTCAATTTGAAGCAGCGCAAGTTTTACGACTTAGTCGTTTTCAAACTATGACTCACATCATTATTCCCCAGGTAATAAAAATTGTTTTACCATCAATTGGAAATGAAGTTATTAATTTGATCAAAGACTCCTCTCTGGTTTATGTCATTGGATTAGGAGATTTGTTAAGAGCCGGGAATGTAGCAATGGCAAGAGATGTAACTTTGGTTCCGCTTGTGTTAGTAGGAGTAATTTACTTACTCTTAATTAGTCTATGTGCTTTTGTTCAAAAGAAGATTGAAAAATACTTTAGTTACTACAGATAA
- a CDS encoding DUF1304 domain-containing protein: protein MENNTIFLISVFLVMLIALEHIVICGLEIFASPEKQANMFDMPLEYVKKQETRISMANQGIYNGMLGITILLSYFVFSNNPAVLIHVWQLLMLFIIVVGAFGGFTATKKIFFVQMLPALIALILLFL from the coding sequence ATGGAAAATAATACTATATTCTTAATCTCAGTTTTTTTAGTGATGTTAATTGCCTTAGAACATATTGTAATCTGTGGCTTGGAAATCTTTGCATCCCCAGAAAAGCAAGCCAATATGTTTGATATGCCCCTGGAATATGTTAAAAAACAGGAAACTCGCATTTCTATGGCTAATCAAGGAATTTACAATGGAATGTTGGGAATCACTATCTTACTTTCTTATTTTGTATTTTCAAATAATCCTGCCGTCTTAATTCACGTTTGGCAATTATTAATGCTTTTCATCATTGTCGTAGGAGCTTTTGGTGGATTCACTGCTACCAAGAAAATATTTTTTGTTCAAATGCTACCTGCTTTAATTGCTTTAATTTTACTCTTTCTTTAG
- a CDS encoding conjugated bile salt MFS transporter: protein MADNLSTNKKVVSKGYKYFMVFLCMLTQAIPYGVAQLIQPLFVHPLVNTFHFTLASYTLIFTFGAVVGSIVSPFVGKALQKVNFKLLYIIGIVLSAGAYVIFGISTKLPGFYIAGIVCMVGSTFYSGQGVPWVINHWFPLKGRGVALGLAFCGGSIGDIFLQPITQEILKHFMTGNTKTGHLTSMAPFFIFAAILLIAGLIIAAFIRVPKPTEALASKDEVKENKKVAHEKAAHEFQGWTGKQVLKMKWFWIFSIGFMIIGLGLASLNEDYAAFLDTKLSLTEVGIIGSVFGVAGIVGNISGGYLFDKFGTAKSMTYAGIMLIISILMMIFISFHPYDSRISLYAGMGWAITSGLSVFSYMSGPAFMAKSLFGSKAQGVNLGYISLAYAIGFAIGAPLFGVIKGITNFTIAWCFTIGFVTIGFILLVIAAIRIKDIQKQMVADKPEIVLDK, encoded by the coding sequence ATGGCTGATAACCTTTCAACAAATAAAAAAGTTGTAAGTAAAGGCTATAAATATTTTATGGTGTTTCTGTGTATGTTAACTCAAGCTATCCCTTATGGAGTTGCTCAGTTAATACAGCCTTTATTTGTACACCCATTAGTTAATACTTTTCATTTTACATTAGCTTCTTATACATTAATTTTTACTTTTGGTGCTGTAGTTGGTTCAATAGTTTCACCTTTTGTCGGAAAAGCATTACAAAAAGTAAACTTTAAACTTCTATATATCATTGGTATTGTTTTGTCAGCTGGTGCCTATGTCATTTTTGGGATAAGTACGAAACTGCCAGGATTTTATATAGCTGGGATAGTATGTATGGTAGGTTCAACGTTCTATTCTGGTCAAGGTGTTCCATGGGTAATTAATCACTGGTTTCCTTTAAAGGGTCGTGGCGTTGCATTAGGACTTGCCTTTTGTGGTGGGTCAATTGGTGATATTTTTCTTCAACCTATTACCCAGGAAATATTGAAGCATTTTATGACTGGTAATACTAAGACTGGTCATTTAACTTCGATGGCGCCGTTCTTTATTTTTGCAGCTATCTTATTAATTGCCGGATTAATAATCGCAGCATTCATTCGAGTACCTAAGCCAACTGAAGCTTTAGCATCTAAAGATGAAGTTAAAGAGAATAAAAAAGTAGCTCATGAAAAAGCTGCTCACGAATTTCAAGGTTGGACAGGTAAACAAGTTTTAAAGATGAAATGGTTCTGGATTTTTAGTATTGGCTTCATGATTATTGGCTTAGGGTTAGCTTCTTTAAATGAAGATTATGCGGCCTTTTTAGATACTAAATTATCACTGACTGAAGTAGGAATTATTGGATCTGTTTTTGGTGTAGCGGGTATTGTCGGAAATATCTCTGGAGGATATTTATTCGATAAGTTCGGTACAGCTAAATCAATGACTTATGCTGGAATTATGTTAATTATTTCGATTTTGATGATGATCTTTATTTCATTTCATCCCTATGACAGTAGGATAAGTTTGTATGCTGGTATGGGTTGGGCTATTACAAGTGGCCTATCAGTATTTAGCTATATGTCTGGTCCAGCATTTATGGCTAAAAGCTTATTTGGTTCAAAAGCACAAGGAGTTAACTTGGGATACATTAGTTTAGCTTATGCGATTGGATTTGCTATTGGTGCACCTCTCTTTGGTGTAATAAAAGGAATTACCAATTTTACGATTGCTTGGTGCTTCACTATTGGTTTTGTAACGATTGGCTTCATATTGCTAGTAATTGCTGCAATCAGAATTAAAGATATTCAAAAGCAAATGGTAGCAGATAAGCCTGAAATTGTTTTAGATAAATAA
- a CDS encoding PepSY domain-containing protein, whose product MSKITTFGKVTASIALASLMLAGCSSNNDSSQSNSSTKNSSKVSSTKSQTKKAVKENTTKLKTQEINLSQSEALNKFNEQFKDKKIKEIDLELENNKYIYKIDGFDMNKEYTVNIDANSGKILNTHSEKLDLDEHLQKGINLDKTISREEASKIAEKHATGTSQEWKLEQDNNQTIWEVKVVSANKETDVKIDAINKKVLHVEKD is encoded by the coding sequence ATGTCAAAAATAACAACTTTTGGAAAAGTAACAGCTTCAATTGCTTTAGCATCCCTTATGCTAGCTGGATGTAGTTCAAACAATGATTCCTCCCAAAGCAATTCTTCCACTAAAAATAGTTCTAAGGTAAGTTCCACTAAAAGCCAAACTAAAAAAGCAGTAAAAGAAAATACTACTAAGCTTAAAACTCAAGAAATTAACTTAAGTCAGTCTGAAGCTTTAAATAAGTTCAATGAACAATTTAAAGACAAAAAAATCAAAGAAATTGACTTAGAACTTGAAAATAATAAGTATATTTACAAAATTGATGGCTTTGACATGAATAAAGAATATACAGTTAATATCGATGCTAATTCTGGAAAGATTTTAAATACTCATTCCGAGAAACTTGATTTAGACGAACATTTACAAAAAGGAATTAACCTAGATAAAACTATTAGTCGTGAAGAAGCAAGTAAAATTGCTGAAAAACATGCTACAGGTACTAGCCAAGAATGGAAGTTAGAACAGGACAATAATCAAACCATTTGGGAAGTTAAGGTCGTTAGTGCTAACAAAGAAACCGATGTTAAAATTGATGCAATTAATAAGAAAGTATTACATGTTGAAAAAGACTAA
- a CDS encoding GNAT family N-acetyltransferase yields MEKINEFVFKKVDEMSGRELFCVEKLRINSFVVEQKITLPELDDTDLVATQVYLLNNDQTCALATCRVFKKGDKWMFGRVAVDKDTRGQHLGAKMMKSVHQFLISQGADRVYCHAQMQAKPFYDYLGYETEGDIFDEGDVKHVMMYYKLKK; encoded by the coding sequence ATGGAAAAGATAAACGAATTCGTTTTTAAAAAAGTTGACGAAATGAGCGGCCGTGAACTCTTTTGTGTAGAAAAATTACGCATTAATTCATTTGTAGTGGAACAAAAAATCACTCTTCCCGAACTAGATGATACTGATCTAGTTGCGACTCAAGTTTATTTATTAAATAATGATCAAACTTGTGCTTTGGCAACTTGCCGCGTCTTTAAGAAAGGTGACAAGTGGATGTTTGGACGCGTTGCTGTAGATAAAGATACCCGGGGCCAACACTTAGGGGCTAAAATGATGAAAAGTGTGCACCAATTCTTGATAAGCCAAGGAGCCGATCGCGTTTATTGTCATGCACAAATGCAAGCGAAGCCATTTTATGATTATCTTGGCTATGAAACCGAAGGCGACATCTTTGATGAAGGTGACGTCAAGCATGTAATGATGTATTACAAACTAAAAAAGTAG
- a CDS encoding GNAT family N-acetyltransferase, whose protein sequence is MEYTIKDVTENDVKELQAISRETFKATFDEYTAPADMARFLKEDYATEKLLAQINNSDSRFFFLMVKDEVAGYLKVNVNSAQTENVKPNALEVERIYLRQKFQHQGLGLVLIKLAEEIARKENYDYMWLGVYENNLIAQKFYKKDGFTRVGQHVFQVGEDPQIDYILAKKLD, encoded by the coding sequence GTGGAATATACAATTAAAGATGTAACAGAAAATGATGTAAAAGAACTGCAAGCTATTTCCCGGGAAACTTTTAAGGCTACCTTTGATGAATATACTGCACCTGCGGATATGGCACGATTCTTAAAAGAAGATTATGCTACGGAAAAATTGCTCGCTCAGATTAATAATTCTGATAGTCGCTTTTTCTTTTTGATGGTAAAAGACGAAGTGGCCGGTTATCTAAAAGTGAATGTCAATTCTGCCCAAACTGAAAACGTAAAACCCAACGCTCTGGAAGTAGAACGGATTTATTTGAGACAAAAGTTTCAACATCAAGGATTAGGACTTGTTTTAATTAAATTAGCTGAAGAAATTGCTCGTAAAGAAAATTATGATTATATGTGGCTAGGAGTTTATGAAAATAATTTAATTGCTCAAAAGTTTTATAAAAAAGATGGCTTCACTAGGGTGGGACAGCATGTATTTCAAGTGGGAGAAGACCCACAAATTGATTATATTTTAGCTAAAAAATTAGATTAA
- a CDS encoding amino acid ABC transporter ATP-binding protein — MLEVKNLCKEFNGRPILKGISFTLKDGEIMTIVGPSGAGKTTLLRIIAGLETQNSGEILIDNKKYDRGKVGVVFQDFNLFPNLSVLQNVTLAPRLVLKESDTEADQNAKDWLEKLQMHGHENQYPFQLSGGQKQRVAIARALAMKPKILCYDEPTSALDPNLRQEVEKMILNLKKTGLTQLIITHDLTFAKNVADQVLKIKPLNEG; from the coding sequence ATGCTTGAAGTTAAGAATTTATGCAAGGAATTTAATGGACGTCCGATTTTAAAGGGTATTTCCTTTACTTTAAAAGACGGTGAAATCATGACGATTGTTGGCCCTTCTGGTGCCGGGAAAACCACTTTACTTAGAATTATCGCGGGGCTTGAAACTCAAAATAGTGGTGAAATTTTAATTGATAATAAAAAATACGACCGCGGTAAAGTGGGCGTCGTTTTTCAGGATTTCAACCTTTTTCCTAATTTGAGCGTTTTACAAAATGTAACGCTCGCTCCAAGATTAGTTTTAAAAGAAAGTGATACTGAAGCTGATCAAAACGCTAAAGATTGGCTTGAAAAATTACAAATGCATGGCCATGAAAATCAGTATCCATTCCAGTTATCTGGGGGACAAAAACAGCGGGTCGCAATCGCACGTGCTTTAGCAATGAAACCAAAAATTCTTTGTTATGATGAACCCACAAGTGCCCTTGATCCTAATTTGCGTCAAGAAGTAGAGAAAATGATCTTGAATTTGAAAAAAACAGGTTTGACGCAATTAATCATTACTCACGATTTAACTTTTGCAAAAAATGTGGCGGATCAGGTACTTAAGATAAAACCGTTAAATGAGGGCTAG
- a CDS encoding MarR family winged helix-turn-helix transcriptional regulator, translated as MEKDTLRKIGTISRALDSIANIEFKQIKLTRGQYLYLVRIYENPGMISDRIAEILSMDRTTVARSIQKLERQELVVKKSDPNNKKIRHLFVTEKGKELAQVIEKENSFSNQMALRGLDQSERKQLNKLLSKVEQNVDQNWHFVKNGGKREY; from the coding sequence ATGGAAAAAGATACTTTAAGAAAAATTGGCACAATTTCAAGGGCTCTGGATTCAATTGCCAACATTGAATTCAAGCAGATTAAACTCACTCGAGGTCAATATTTATACTTAGTAAGAATTTATGAAAATCCCGGAATGATTTCGGATCGTATTGCAGAAATTTTGAGTATGGATAGAACAACAGTAGCTCGGAGCATTCAAAAATTAGAGAGACAAGAATTGGTAGTGAAGAAGTCAGATCCTAATAATAAAAAGATTCGGCATTTATTTGTAACTGAAAAGGGAAAAGAGTTAGCTCAAGTAATTGAAAAAGAGAATAGTTTCTCGAATCAGATGGCATTAAGAGGACTGGATCAAAGTGAGAGAAAGCAGTTAAATAAATTACTCAGTAAAGTTGAACAAAATGTAGATCAAAATTGGCATTTTGTTAAAAATGGTGGAAAGAGAGAATATTGA
- a CDS encoding PepSY domain-containing protein — protein MKKALIIITSLIIGIAIGLTIKEFLPATHSYPVKKEKISSIHKVSTNTAQEEAPIIKISQNRAIKDFHRLYPNTKVTEIKLTIQHQSYIYDIVGYDTKKDCTIKINASTGEILGQSTLRNEDQGVDTEEDTLQINKLVSRKEASQIAIQKVGGGEAREWTLAVTPSHTNPIWTVKIIDHNEVTKVKIDALSKEIINN, from the coding sequence ATGAAAAAAGCACTAATTATAATTACAAGTTTAATCATTGGAATTGCAATTGGACTTACTATCAAGGAATTTTTGCCCGCTACTCATTCTTATCCGGTTAAAAAAGAAAAAATTTCTTCTATTCATAAAGTTTCTACCAATACAGCTCAAGAAGAAGCTCCGATTATTAAAATTAGTCAAAATCGAGCAATTAAAGACTTTCACCGTCTGTACCCTAACACTAAAGTTACAGAGATCAAATTAACCATCCAACATCAAAGCTATATTTACGATATTGTTGGTTATGATACTAAAAAAGATTGCACTATAAAAATTAATGCCAGTACTGGCGAAATCTTAGGGCAATCTACTTTAAGAAATGAAGATCAGGGAGTGGACACCGAAGAAGATACTTTACAAATCAACAAGCTCGTATCTAGGAAAGAAGCTAGCCAAATTGCAATCCAAAAAGTTGGGGGTGGAGAGGCTCGAGAATGGACTTTAGCCGTTACCCCCTCTCATACCAACCCTATTTGGACGGTAAAAATTATTGACCATAATGAAGTTACAAAAGTTAAAATTGATGCTCTTTCAAAAGAGATAATAAACAACTAA
- a CDS encoding amino acid ABC transporter substrate-binding protein, which yields MKKFWMIILPFLLLGLTGCESVQKRANTQDTWSKIEKKKQVVIGLDDSFVPMGFVKKNGQLTGYDVDLAREVFKQYGIKVSFQTIDWSMNVTELRNGTIDLIWNGYSETPQRKEKVAFSRPYLRNEQVLVVKKNSPIHNFSQMKNYDLGMQTGSTAQQWYEGKQNVIHAKNVVLYDQIPNSFLDLNAGRIKGILLDEVYANYYIAHMTKGNYRVIENPKVPADMFAVGMRKGDKTLRKKINQGLINLQKNSKLKELNEKWFGKNSNYLGE from the coding sequence ATGAAAAAATTTTGGATGATTATCCTCCCCTTTCTTTTGTTAGGGTTGACGGGATGTGAAAGTGTACAAAAAAGAGCTAATACTCAAGATACTTGGTCAAAAATTGAAAAAAAGAAGCAAGTAGTAATAGGGCTGGACGATTCTTTTGTTCCCATGGGATTTGTGAAAAAGAACGGCCAACTTACCGGATATGACGTTGATTTAGCCAGAGAAGTGTTTAAGCAATATGGAATCAAAGTTAGTTTTCAAACAATTGACTGGTCAATGAATGTTACTGAGCTACGCAACGGTACAATTGATTTGATTTGGAATGGTTATAGCGAAACGCCCCAAAGAAAAGAAAAAGTTGCCTTTAGTCGCCCATATTTACGCAATGAACAAGTTTTGGTTGTAAAGAAGAATAGTCCTATTCATAATTTTAGTCAGATGAAGAATTATGATTTAGGGATGCAAACTGGTTCGACAGCGCAGCAGTGGTATGAAGGAAAGCAAAACGTTATCCATGCTAAAAATGTTGTTCTTTATGATCAAATTCCAAATTCTTTTTTGGACTTGAATGCTGGTAGAATTAAGGGAATTTTACTTGATGAAGTTTATGCCAACTATTACATTGCTCATATGACTAAGGGAAATTATCGGGTAATTGAAAATCCGAAAGTCCCAGCTGATATGTTTGCAGTAGGGATGCGTAAAGGGGATAAAACTTTACGTAAAAAGATCAATCAAGGTTTAATTAATTTGCAGAAAAATAGCAAATTAAAAGAACTAAATGAAAAATGGTTTGGCAAAAATAGCAATTATTTAGGGGAGTAA
- the efp gene encoding elongation factor P translates to MVQAINLKKGMVFSQEGKLIMVLKANHHKPGKGNTVMQMDLRDVKSGAVVHKTMRPTEKVDLVELVKKPAQFLYSEGDIYTFMDTATYDQYEVSADQLGDDKLYLIPNTNVDLEFVNDTELIGVNLPATVELTVQETQPEIKGATAAGGGKPATMETGLVVQVPDFIKEGEKLVINTAEGTYKSRADSQSR, encoded by the coding sequence ATGGTACAAGCAATTAATTTGAAAAAAGGAATGGTCTTCAGTCAAGAAGGCAAATTAATTATGGTTTTAAAGGCTAACCACCACAAGCCTGGTAAGGGTAACACCGTTATGCAAATGGATTTGCGCGATGTTAAAAGTGGTGCGGTAGTTCACAAAACTATGCGTCCAACTGAAAAGGTAGATTTAGTTGAATTGGTTAAGAAGCCAGCTCAATTTCTTTATAGCGAAGGTGATATTTATACCTTTATGGATACTGCAACTTATGACCAATATGAAGTTTCTGCAGACCAATTAGGTGATGACAAGTTATACCTTATTCCAAATACTAACGTAGATTTGGAATTCGTAAATGATACTGAATTGATCGGCGTTAATTTGCCAGCCACTGTTGAATTGACTGTTCAAGAAACTCAACCTGAAATTAAGGGCGCTACTGCTGCTGGTGGTGGTAAGCCAGCTACTATGGAAACTGGTTTAGTTGTTCAAGTTCCTGACTTTATTAAAGAAGGCGAAAAGTTGGTTATTAATACTGCGGAAGGTACTTACAAATCACGTGCTGATAGCCAATCTAGATAA
- the coaA gene encoding type I pantothenate kinase, with protein sequence MKNYTAFNRDEWAKLAPKNKVEITQEELANIKSLGDVVDLTDVHEIYTTLISYLHLVYKEKRSGQAKQREFLHRDLKPAPFIIGISGSVAVGKSTTARLLQLLLSRTYPELKVHLMTTDGFIYPNAELKRKNLMSRKGFPESYDMALLTDFLKDVLSGKDDIVYPLYSQELSDIVPGKYGHVQNPDILIIEGINTLQLPRGGQVVTSDYFDFSLYIDAEENIIEKWYMQRFYKVMDMNKNDPDNYYYELANAPREEATKFAEETWQMINLVNLREYIAPTKQRASLILHKTTGHLIDQIYLRHF encoded by the coding sequence ATGAAGAATTACACAGCTTTTAATCGAGATGAATGGGCAAAACTTGCTCCCAAAAATAAAGTTGAGATTACTCAGGAAGAGTTAGCCAATATTAAATCTTTGGGGGATGTAGTTGATTTAACGGATGTGCATGAAATTTACACCACTTTAATTAGTTATTTGCATCTAGTATATAAAGAAAAGCGAAGCGGTCAAGCAAAACAAAGAGAATTTTTGCATAGGGATCTAAAACCTGCACCTTTTATTATTGGGATTTCTGGATCGGTAGCGGTCGGTAAATCTACTACTGCACGACTTCTACAACTATTGCTTAGTAGAACTTATCCAGAATTAAAAGTGCATCTAATGACTACCGATGGTTTTATTTATCCTAATGCTGAATTGAAAAGAAAAAACCTGATGTCACGTAAAGGCTTTCCGGAAAGTTATGATATGGCCTTGTTGACCGATTTTTTAAAAGATGTCTTGAGTGGCAAAGATGATATTGTATATCCACTTTATTCGCAAGAATTAAGCGATATAGTTCCTGGGAAATATGGTCATGTTCAAAATCCTGATATTTTAATTATCGAGGGGATCAATACTTTACAGCTCCCTCGCGGAGGACAAGTAGTGACGAGTGATTACTTTGATTTTTCACTTTATATTGATGCCGAGGAAAACATAATTGAAAAATGGTATATGCAGCGTTTTTATAAAGTAATGGATATGAATAAGAATGATCCAGATAATTACTATTATGAGCTTGCGAATGCTCCTCGTGAAGAAGCAACTAAGTTTGCCGAAGAAACTTGGCAGATGATCAATCTAGTTAATTTAAGAGAGTATATTGCGCCGACTAAACAACGAGCTAGTTTGATTTTACATAAAACTACTGGACATTTAATTGATCAAATTTATCTGCGTCACTTTTAG